The proteins below come from a single Dinghuibacter silviterrae genomic window:
- a CDS encoding RsmE family RNA methyltransferase encodes MSLPFFYAPGLTATNRVTDLDEPTSRHCVQVLRMRTGDRLILTDGRGLRVEARLLEADKRRSSVALEAPVQHPRTGPDVYIGISPVKNTSRFEWFLEKATEIGVAGIIPLLCERTERSALRLDRLEHILVSAMLQSQQVWLPELREPQVFSGVLATAGGVRYIAHCEEGEKRTLALGGATGAGADVGQAAESTAAGTADDKAATLLIGPEGDFTPNEVTEALSRGWIPVTLGDTRLRTETAGIVGATLLRWAAR; translated from the coding sequence ATGTCATTGCCCTTTTTTTATGCCCCCGGTCTGACCGCTACGAACCGCGTGACCGACCTGGACGAGCCCACCAGCCGTCATTGCGTACAGGTCCTGCGGATGCGCACAGGCGACCGTCTCATCCTCACTGATGGCCGGGGTCTTCGCGTGGAGGCCAGGCTCCTGGAGGCGGACAAACGCCGCTCTTCAGTAGCACTGGAGGCCCCCGTGCAGCATCCCCGTACGGGGCCCGATGTATATATAGGTATATCCCCGGTAAAAAACACCAGCCGCTTCGAATGGTTCCTGGAAAAAGCAACGGAGATCGGGGTGGCGGGAATCATCCCGCTGTTGTGCGAGCGCACGGAACGCAGCGCGCTCCGGCTGGACCGGCTGGAACACATCCTGGTGTCGGCGATGCTCCAGTCGCAACAGGTGTGGCTGCCGGAATTGCGGGAGCCGCAGGTGTTCAGCGGCGTGCTGGCTACGGCGGGCGGCGTTCGGTATATCGCGCATTGTGAGGAAGGGGAGAAGCGGACGCTGGCGCTTGGAGGCGCCACGGGCGCGGGCGCCGACGTAGGTCAGGCCGCTGAAAGCACCGCAGCAGGGACCGCCGACGATAAGGCGGCCACATTGCTCATCGGCCCCGAGGGCGATTTCACCCCGAATGAAGTGACAGAAGCCCTCTCCCGGGGTTGGATCCCCGTGACACTGGGCGATACGCGGCTGCGTACGGAAACGGCCGGTATCGTAGGCGCGACGCTGCTCAGATGGGCGGCGCGCTAG
- a CDS encoding ribonuclease H-like YkuK family protein, whose product MKWRRFNGEPIHLPIKEEVAGAIIRETKKGYHLKVCIGTDSQVKGIETEFATVIVFLREGHGGFMFIHNEKTKQSFTIRERMLVEVAKSIEIAYELCDLFNQFDVDMEVHADINTNPHFKSNEALREAMGYILGMGFAFKAKPEAFASSSCANKIVN is encoded by the coding sequence ATGAAGTGGCGCAGATTTAATGGAGAACCCATTCATCTGCCCATCAAAGAGGAAGTCGCAGGCGCTATTATCCGCGAAACGAAGAAGGGCTATCACCTGAAAGTTTGTATCGGCACGGACTCACAAGTAAAGGGTATTGAAACGGAATTTGCAACCGTCATCGTTTTCCTCCGCGAAGGGCATGGTGGATTTATGTTCATCCACAACGAAAAAACCAAGCAGTCGTTTACCATCCGGGAGCGCATGCTGGTGGAAGTGGCCAAAAGTATCGAGATTGCTTACGAGCTTTGTGACCTGTTCAATCAGTTCGATGTTGACATGGAAGTGCATGCAGACATCAACACCAATCCCCACTTTAAAAGCAACGAAGCACTCCGGGAAGCCATGGGCTACATCCTGGGGATGGGTTTTGCCTTCAAGGCCAAACCCGAGGCTTTTGCCAGCAGCAGTTGCGCGAACAAGATCGTGAACTAG
- a CDS encoding CoA-binding protein, protein MAKKTLVIGASDNPTRYSYLAVHKLVEHGQPVVALGKHTGTVSGVPIVTERPADNDFDTVTLYLNPEHQKEYYDYVLSLKPKRLIFNPGAENEPFAEMAAAAGIQPMEACTLVLLSTGQF, encoded by the coding sequence ATGGCGAAGAAAACATTGGTCATCGGCGCCTCGGACAATCCCACCCGGTACAGCTACCTGGCGGTTCATAAGCTGGTGGAACACGGGCAACCCGTGGTCGCGCTGGGGAAACACACGGGGACCGTCTCCGGCGTACCCATCGTGACAGAAAGACCGGCCGACAATGACTTCGACACGGTCACCCTTTACCTCAACCCCGAGCATCAAAAAGAGTACTACGACTATGTACTTTCGCTGAAGCCGAAACGTCTTATCTTCAACCCCGGCGCCGAGAACGAACCGTTCGCTGAAATGGCCGCCGCTGCCGGGATTCAGCCCATGGAGGCGTGCACGTTAGTGCTCCTCAGCACCGGGCAGTTTTAG
- a CDS encoding NAD(P)/FAD-dependent oxidoreductase, which translates to MPYQVALIGGGLAGLSLSITLAQKGYRVIVFEKETYPLHRVCGEYVSMESHPFLERLGLSLDAFPRIHTLTVTAPDGYTLTHPLDMGGFGISRYTLDALLAGRAVAAGVTLRTGCTVTAVAFDDSGFMIEAGGETTRALAAVGSFGKRSNLDVRMQRPFVQRKDRRLDNFIGVKYHIRVDLPPGQIALHNFRDGYCGVSAVENGLHCLCYLTTAANLKRGGGSIRQMEENILCANPHLRALFTKAHFEWDKPVTIAQISFAPKDPVEGHLLMVGDAAGLISPLCGNGMSMAFRAGQLAEAVLIPFLRGDITRAEMEKQYRLAWNMHFSNRLKAGRLIQSLFGKPWTTKLFLKVLKPFPILTRGIIRKTHGNAF; encoded by the coding sequence TTGCCATATCAGGTAGCCCTCATCGGAGGTGGCCTTGCGGGGTTAAGTCTTTCCATCACGCTCGCGCAAAAGGGATACCGTGTGATCGTTTTTGAGAAAGAGACGTATCCCCTGCACCGGGTCTGCGGTGAATACGTCAGCATGGAAAGCCATCCCTTCCTCGAAAGGCTGGGACTCTCCCTGGACGCGTTTCCCCGCATCCACACCCTAACGGTCACCGCGCCTGACGGTTATACGCTCACCCATCCCCTGGACATGGGCGGTTTTGGGATCAGCCGGTACACCCTGGACGCCCTGCTCGCGGGAAGGGCCGTGGCCGCCGGCGTAACCCTGCGAACGGGTTGTACCGTCACCGCGGTCGCCTTTGACGACTCGGGCTTTATGATCGAAGCCGGTGGAGAAACCACCAGGGCGCTGGCGGCCGTCGGCAGCTTTGGCAAACGCAGTAACCTCGACGTCCGGATGCAACGGCCTTTTGTACAGCGCAAGGACCGGCGGCTCGACAATTTTATCGGGGTGAAATACCACATACGTGTGGATCTTCCCCCCGGTCAGATCGCCCTTCATAATTTCCGGGACGGCTATTGCGGTGTATCCGCCGTCGAAAACGGCCTACACTGTTTATGCTACCTGACCACCGCGGCCAACCTCAAACGGGGCGGCGGGTCCATCCGTCAGATGGAGGAAAACATCCTATGCGCCAATCCCCACCTCCGCGCCCTTTTCACAAAAGCGCATTTTGAATGGGACAAACCCGTGACCATCGCCCAGATCAGCTTTGCTCCAAAGGATCCCGTAGAAGGACACCTACTCATGGTGGGTGACGCGGCGGGGCTGATATCCCCCCTTTGCGGAAACGGGATGAGCATGGCCTTCCGGGCGGGACAGCTCGCCGAAGCCGTCCTGATCCCTTTTTTAAGGGGTGACATTACCCGCGCGGAAATGGAGAAACAATACCGCCTGGCATGGAATATGCACTTCTCCAACCGGTTAAAGGCTGGTCGTCTTATCCAGTCGCTTTTCGGCAAACCCTGGACGACCAAATTATTTTTAAAAGTATTAAAGCCTTTTCCGATATTAACGAGGGGAATTATACGCAAAACGCATGGAAACGCGTTTTAG
- a CDS encoding methyltransferase domain-containing protein gives MSFRRRLDRLELLDAPDIPEADLERNLVELDVINRYLGGHRITLEGMGRLTRTPEAKRILEKRPLRVCEIGCGGGDNLLVIDRWAKAKGISLQIIGVDLKEVCTRFARGKDWSFPTQWITGDYKAARMEVPPDILFSSLFCHHFPDADLPGMLQWMHAQAAVGFFINDLHRHPLAYHSIKWLTRAFSRSYLVRNDAPLSVQRSFHKADWEHYLSQAGLDKAQIKWQWAFRWLVIVPK, from the coding sequence ATGAGTTTCCGCCGTCGACTCGATCGCCTCGAACTCCTGGATGCGCCGGATATACCGGAAGCGGACCTGGAAAGAAACCTCGTCGAGCTGGACGTGATTAACCGCTACCTCGGCGGCCACCGCATCACCCTGGAAGGCATGGGACGCCTGACGCGGACGCCGGAGGCCAAACGCATCTTAGAGAAGCGGCCTCTTCGGGTATGCGAGATCGGTTGCGGGGGCGGGGATAACCTGCTGGTCATCGATCGTTGGGCAAAAGCAAAAGGGATCTCCCTCCAGATCATTGGTGTCGACCTGAAAGAAGTTTGTACCCGCTTTGCCCGCGGCAAGGATTGGTCCTTCCCCACACAATGGATCACCGGCGACTATAAAGCGGCGCGCATGGAGGTCCCACCCGATATATTGTTTTCGTCTCTTTTCTGCCACCACTTTCCGGACGCCGACCTACCCGGGATGTTGCAGTGGATGCATGCACAGGCTGCGGTGGGGTTCTTTATCAACGACCTGCACCGGCACCCGTTGGCCTATCACTCCATCAAATGGCTGACCCGCGCGTTTTCCCGCTCGTACCTGGTTCGCAACGACGCGCCTTTATCCGTCCAACGGTCTTTTCATAAAGCGGATTGGGAGCACTACCTTTCCCAGGCGGGTCTTGACAAGGCGCAGATCAAGTGGCAATGGGCCTTTCGCTGGCTGGTGATCGTACCGAAATAA